The DNA window TCGTGGTGCTCGGGATCCTGGCCACCCAGTTCCCTGACTTCAGACTCACCACGCCCCTCTCACGAATCATTCCGGGATCGCTCCTCGGGAACGAGCTCGTCCGCGAGCTGGTCCTTCCGCGCCTCGCCGAGGTGCAGGAGCCCTGGGGAGCCGAGGAGCCGTTCGTGCGACCCGCCGCACCGTTCCCCTATACGAACTCCTGGGGGATGGCGTACGCGCTCCTCACCCCTGTGATGGTCTTCGTCTGGACCCGGCTGAGCAGTTGGGCGGGCCGCATCCTGCTCGCCATCGCGCTGGTGGCCTCGTTGTACCCGGCGGCCCAGACCAGCAACCGCGGGATGCTCCTCGCGCTGGCGATGTTCGCCCTCCTCATCGCCGGACGGTTCGTGCTCGCAGGGAGCCTCCGGACCGGGATCACGGTGATCGGTCTGCTGGGGCTCGCCACGCTCGGCGCAGCAGCTGGCGGAGTGTTCTCCGCCATCGCAGAGCGGCAGGAGGTCTCCCACACGACCTCGGGACGCGGCGCCATCTACGAGGCGACGTTCGAGAAGGTCCTGCAGTCACCGATCGTCGGATGGGCGACGCCCGGGATGGACCCGACCATCGGCATCGCCCTCGGTACGCAGGGGTATGCGTGGACCCTCCTGTACTCGTACGGATTCATCGGCATCCTCCTCTTCTACGTCTTCCTGGCACGGGTGATCACCGCGTCATGGCACCTCCGGGATCCGGCCTCCCATGTCTTCCTGAGCCTCGTCATCACCGTGGCGCTGACCATCTGGTTCTACGGCCTGGGGGTCACCCAGTGCCTGATCCTGCTCATGGCCGCAGCAGTGCTCAGCCGCAGCGTCATGGACGAGGAGGCCGCCGATGGTTGAGGTGACCGCCAGGCGTCGAGCGCCCGAGATGCGTCTGGGACGCGAATCCGCTCTGACCTTCAGCGGCATCGTGGTCAATGCCGGGATCGCGTTCGTGGTGACGTGGCTGATCGCCCGCGGGCTGGGAGCCGGCGCCACGGGGGCCTTCTTCCTGCTGACCTCGCTGTTCATGATCTCGACCAGCGTCATCGGACTCGGTTCGGACACCGGACTGGTCCGATCGCTCTCCCGGTCGAGGGCGACGGACAGGATGGGTGAGCTGGGGCCGACGGTCGCCATCGCGATGCGACCCGTGATCCTCCTGGGGCTGATCCTCACGGCGATGCTGGTCGTAGCGGCGGATCCGATCGCCGATCGGCTGGTCCCGGGAACAGACGGGGCGTCCACCCTCCGCCTGCTGGCCCTCGCCCTGGTGCCTGCGACATCGACGGGGATCCTGCTTGCCGGCTCTCGCGGCCTCGACCACATCCGCACCTACACGGTGGTGCAGAACCTGGTCGTGCCGATCAGCCGCCTCGCACTGGTCGCCGCAGCGATCGCGGTGCTGGGAACCACCTGGTCCGTGGTCTGGGCCTGGGCGATCCCGCTGTTCCTCGCCTCGGCGATCGCAGCCCTCGCTCTCCGGCGGCAGCTGCGCGCCGCAGCAGGTGCGGGGGCGGCGCTCCCGACGGCCGAGCGCGACGAGCTCGCCCGGGGGTTCTGGAGCTTCTCGTTGCCGCGCGGTGGCGCCGTGATCCTCGAGCGCGGGCTCGACTGGGCCGACGTCCTCCTCGTCATCGCGCTGATGGGACCGAGCGCCGGTGGTGTCTACGGCGTGGTCACCCGGATCGTCCAGGCGGGCAACATGCTCGAGGCCGCTCTGAGGATCGTGCTGGGGCCCCGGCTCAGCAGCGCGATCGCCAAGGAGGATCTCGCCGGCGCCGACGCCCTCTACCGGAAGGTGACCCAGCTGCTGATCCTCGGCTCCTGGCCCTTCTATCTGTCGGTCGCGGTCTTCGCGGACGTCCTGCTCGGCCTGTTCGGCTCCGAGTTCGTCCCCGGCGCACCGGCTCTCGTCGTGCTGGCCACGGCCATGGCGCTCAAGAACACCGCTGGGGCGCTGCAGACGGTCCTGCTGATGGCGGGTCGCAGCACCTGGCAGCTGCGGAACAAGGCCATCCAGCTCGCCGTGCTGCTGTCGCTCGCGGGAGTGCTCGTACCGGTCTGGGGACTGAACGGCGCCGCGATCGCCTTCGCTGTCGGCGTCGCCGTCGACACCCTTCTGGCCGCACGGCAGGTCCACCGCCTGCTCGGCTTCTCCGCCCCGCTGCGCAGCATCGCCCGGGCGGCGGTGCTCCCCGTCCTGGTGGTGGTCGGCGGCTCGATCGCCATCCGGCTCCTGCTCCCTGGTGCCGGTGCGCTGGTCCAGCTGACCGGGTTGGCCCTGGCCCTCCTCGTGTACGGGATCGCCGTGCGCATCTCCTTCTCGAAAGGTCTGCTCTCCCATGACCGACACGATGCATGACCGCACGGCTCGGCCGGCGATGCGCTCTGCGTTCGCGATCACCAGTCATGCCGACCTGCCGCAGCTGGCGCGACTTGTCCGCGCCCTCACCGAGGGCGTCGACGATGTCCGCGTCTACATCAGCCACGATGCCGCCGGGGTGCCCGGCGTCGAGAGCCT is part of the Brachybacterium ginsengisoli genome and encodes:
- a CDS encoding ligase, coding for MTTTRIALGRVPITRSTARTGRTTGGPGVPSPLPAWPLLALMYGFPIFWATGTSLFAPVALGAVMGTFLLLRGRVRTSPGVLCWFAFLAWVAVCAASVTGVMQLIGFGQRAADLLAVGIAFVYFVNARASISLTQVLRGFTVIWATVVVLGILATQFPDFRLTTPLSRIIPGSLLGNELVRELVLPRLAEVQEPWGAEEPFVRPAAPFPYTNSWGMAYALLTPVMVFVWTRLSSWAGRILLAIALVASLYPAAQTSNRGMLLALAMFALLIAGRFVLAGSLRTGITVIGLLGLATLGAAAGGVFSAIAERQEVSHTTSGRGAIYEATFEKVLQSPIVGWATPGMDPTIGIALGTQGYAWTLLYSYGFIGILLFYVFLARVITASWHLRDPASHVFLSLVITVALTIWFYGLGVTQCLILLMAAAVLSRSVMDEEAADG
- a CDS encoding lipopolysaccharide biosynthesis protein, with protein sequence MVEVTARRRAPEMRLGRESALTFSGIVVNAGIAFVVTWLIARGLGAGATGAFFLLTSLFMISTSVIGLGSDTGLVRSLSRSRATDRMGELGPTVAIAMRPVILLGLILTAMLVVAADPIADRLVPGTDGASTLRLLALALVPATSTGILLAGSRGLDHIRTYTVVQNLVVPISRLALVAAAIAVLGTTWSVVWAWAIPLFLASAIAALALRRQLRAAAGAGAALPTAERDELARGFWSFSLPRGGAVILERGLDWADVLLVIALMGPSAGGVYGVVTRIVQAGNMLEAALRIVLGPRLSSAIAKEDLAGADALYRKVTQLLILGSWPFYLSVAVFADVLLGLFGSEFVPGAPALVVLATAMALKNTAGALQTVLLMAGRSTWQLRNKAIQLAVLLSLAGVLVPVWGLNGAAIAFAVGVAVDTLLAARQVHRLLGFSAPLRSIARAAVLPVLVVVGGSIAIRLLLPGAGALVQLTGLALALLVYGIAVRISFSKGLLSHDRHDA